The following are encoded together in the Parabacteroides chongii genome:
- a CDS encoding YifB family Mg chelatase-like AAA ATPase, with protein MLVKSYAAAVQGISATIVTIEVNCTKGIQFFLVGLPDIAVRESHERIISALQVSGYKFPRNRIVINMAPADIRKEGSAYDLPLAVGILAAAEELDASRLDQFILMGELSLDGSLQPVKGVLPIAIKAREEGFKGFILPKQNAREAAVVNNLEVYGASTIKEVIEFMSGKRELQPTVVNTREEFYARQEQFEFDFSDVRGQESVKRALEVAAAGGHNLLMIGAPGSGKSMLAKRLPTILPPFTLHESLETTKIHSVAGKIGVETSLMVQRPFRSPHHTISNVAMVGGGAYPQPGEVSLAHNGVLFLDELPEFNRSVLEVMRQPLEDRKITVSRARFSVDYPASFMLVASMNPCPCGYYNHPDRPCLCPPGAVQKYMNRVSGPLLDRIDIQVEIVPVPFEKISEQRPSEPSLAVRERVIKARAIQEKRFADYEGIYCNAQMTTPLLHKYAVPDAACLALLKTAMQRLSLSARAYDRILKVSRTIADLDASENIETRHLAEAINYRNLDRESWGL; from the coding sequence ATGTTAGTCAAATCGTATGCCGCCGCGGTGCAGGGCATCTCTGCAACCATTGTCACCATTGAAGTCAATTGTACGAAGGGAATCCAGTTCTTTTTGGTCGGTCTCCCCGATATCGCCGTACGCGAAAGTCACGAACGTATCATCTCTGCCCTTCAAGTGAGCGGATATAAATTCCCCCGTAATCGTATTGTGATCAATATGGCGCCTGCCGATATCCGGAAAGAAGGTTCTGCCTATGATCTGCCGCTGGCTGTCGGCATATTGGCTGCTGCTGAAGAGCTGGATGCTTCCCGGCTGGATCAATTCATCCTGATGGGAGAACTCTCGCTCGACGGGAGCCTGCAGCCGGTGAAAGGGGTGTTGCCTATCGCCATCAAAGCGAGGGAAGAGGGCTTCAAGGGCTTTATTCTTCCTAAACAGAATGCACGAGAAGCTGCGGTAGTGAATAATCTGGAGGTGTACGGGGCTTCGACCATCAAAGAGGTAATCGAGTTCATGAGTGGAAAGCGTGAACTGCAGCCGACTGTCGTGAACACGAGGGAAGAATTTTATGCCCGCCAGGAACAGTTTGAGTTCGATTTCTCCGATGTACGCGGGCAGGAGAGTGTCAAGCGTGCCTTGGAAGTGGCGGCTGCCGGTGGTCATAACCTGCTGATGATAGGTGCACCGGGAAGCGGCAAGTCGATGCTGGCAAAACGGTTGCCGACTATTCTTCCGCCGTTCACCTTGCATGAATCGCTGGAGACAACGAAGATCCATTCTGTAGCGGGAAAGATAGGGGTGGAGACTTCCCTGATGGTACAGCGTCCGTTCCGTTCGCCGCATCATACCATTTCGAATGTGGCGATGGTAGGCGGGGGAGCTTATCCGCAACCGGGAGAGGTCAGCCTGGCTCATAATGGGGTACTGTTTCTCGATGAGTTGCCGGAGTTCAACCGGAGTGTGCTCGAAGTGATGCGTCAGCCGCTGGAGGATCGCAAGATCACGGTTTCGCGTGCCCGTTTCTCGGTCGATTATCCCGCCAGCTTTATGCTGGTCGCTTCGATGAATCCTTGCCCGTGCGGTTATTACAACCATCCCGACCGGCCTTGTCTCTGTCCTCCGGGAGCGGTACAGAAATACATGAACCGTGTTTCGGGACCGTTGCTCGACCGTATCGACATACAGGTGGAGATCGTTCCCGTGCCTTTTGAGAAGATTTCCGAACAACGTCCGTCCGAACCCAGTCTGGCTGTTCGTGAACGGGTTATCAAGGCACGTGCTATCCAGGAAAAGCGTTTTGCCGATTATGAAGGTATCTATTGCAACGCCCAGATGACTACGCCGCTTCTGCATAAATATGCCGTGCCCGATGCTGCCTGTCTGGCCTTGCTCAAAACCGCCATGCAGCGTCTGAGCCTGTCCGCCCGTGCCTACGACCGTATCTTGAAAGTCTCCCGCACCATTGCCGACCTCGATGCCTCCGAAAACATCGAGACCCGCCATCTCGCCGAAGCCATCAATTATCGAAACCTCGACAGGGAGAGTTGGGGACTGTAG
- a CDS encoding helix-turn-helix domain-containing protein, which produces MDTNTAKELPKLDIPEDWIVGKDISPEILNMYTNFPCRLKAGIFVLCMAGEIEASIDATTYQVKANDFVTILPGSILQILKVTGELKIYFIGYSSQFITSTNIIKSTLDIFYTIKTSPVFPLKEEVAQIFRDHMDLLARTYITCYGKISREVTKHMFFTLIHGLGDLYKDLRTKKTVLGKSEQIAHEFTQLVMQHYSQERNVSFYADKLGITQAHLSTTIRQATGKTCIDIIASMVIMDAKAQLKSTETSVQDIAYSLNFTNMSFFGKYFKRHVGISPLEYRNS; this is translated from the coding sequence ATGGACACAAATACAGCTAAGGAGCTACCCAAACTCGACATCCCCGAAGACTGGATTGTCGGGAAAGATATCAGCCCCGAAATACTGAATATGTACACGAATTTCCCCTGCCGGTTGAAAGCTGGTATCTTCGTGCTCTGCATGGCAGGAGAAATCGAGGCTTCAATCGATGCTACGACCTACCAGGTAAAAGCAAACGACTTCGTGACCATCCTGCCGGGAAGTATTCTCCAGATACTGAAAGTAACAGGAGAGCTAAAGATCTATTTCATAGGCTATTCCTCCCAGTTCATTACATCAACCAATATTATCAAATCGACTCTCGACATCTTCTATACGATAAAGACCTCACCGGTTTTCCCGTTGAAAGAAGAAGTTGCCCAAATCTTCCGCGACCATATGGATCTGCTGGCCAGGACCTATATCACTTGTTACGGAAAAATCAGCAGAGAGGTTACCAAACATATGTTCTTCACCTTGATCCACGGACTAGGCGATTTGTATAAGGATTTACGAACTAAAAAAACAGTTTTAGGAAAAAGTGAACAGATCGCACACGAGTTTACACAACTGGTCATGCAACATTACAGTCAGGAACGAAACGTATCCTTCTATGCTGATAAACTGGGAATTACACAGGCTCATTTAAGTACAACGATCCGGCAAGCCACAGGAAAAACCTGCATCGATATCATCGCATCGATGGTCATCATGGATGCCAAAGCCCAGTTGAAATCAACCGAGACTTCGGTGCAAGATATCGCCTATTCGCTGAACTTCACAAACATGTCCTTCTTCGGCAAATATTTTAAACGACATGTGGGTATCAGCCCGTTGGAATACCGGAATAGTTGA